A part of Ictalurus furcatus strain D&B chromosome 8, Billie_1.0, whole genome shotgun sequence genomic DNA contains:
- the wnk1a gene encoding serine/threonine-protein kinase WNK1 isoform X1, which produces MSESFRDKMVKFLSPASKNTAGSNSDTQLGERIGPEVRRRHHTMERDSKAEHRFVRRSVICDSNATALELPSKIFSLNAQPDFSASSTDLNVSEIKAAAQTEILVVADGPVVEKVEGAKDAVHEEIVEEQRPVVSASQVVETKKETCLEPHSKTSEQESGSSVGTKQENDKEEDEEAKTKARVDSGQQRGTEKKDPEDIEEVETKAVGTSPDGRFLKFDIEIGRGSFKTVYKGLDTETTVEVAWCELQDRKLSKSERQRFKEEAGMLKGLQHPNIVRFYDSWEAPCKGRKCIVLVTELMTSGTLKTYLKRFKEMKIKVLRSWCRQILKGLHFLHTRSPPIIHRDLKCDNIFITGPTGSVKIGDLGLATLKRASFAKSVIGTPEFMAPEMYEEKYDESVDVYAFGMCMLEMATSEYPYSECQNAAQIYRRVTSGVKPGSFDKVAIPEVKEIIEGCIRQNKDERYSIKDLLNHAFFQEETGVRVELAEEDDGEMVAIKLWLRIEDVKKLKGKYKDNEAIEFSFDLHKDVPEDVAQEMVDSGYVCEGDHKTIAKAVKDRVALICRKREQRKLVREEQEKRKQEEERGQQPPSEPTPAHSSTTKPPMSTLTPVSIEPEEPEGEQHHLQQQPGAPASSVGGMEGHYSLTASESHPVQPVLPSYSSVQPEQQPQTSATQHSPHSQLTQQHAVHPHSLSQVPSSQGSSSQTLIPLSHPEYSAPQQTTLPGSVQPSISQQHNQPQLDTAPQSSTQPPPPHGSQVVQVWPNQLSSPVFSPPPNAEHLYFLYQASQLHRVPLSVSQSPDQTQTQSMLIPLSAESGLSDAASGLSDGNEGKHEASSTKRYQRRSVRSRSRHDKSAKPKLVVLNISNIGDRVAECQLETHNRKMVTFKFDLDGDNPEEIAQIMVQSDFILESERESFIDQVQEVIDMADKKREAAKDGSSQVIHDVNQPVISSPNLPGLPPSVAAQVVHSAGRRFIVSPVPEARLRESFFGPPSTSTSFGEDLAVSDPASASHTQQGQTILPPNTSQPSVLPPQPVYQTPVAVTQNTSATVTVGSTSPPTSAQIPQTGRTSPSLAPSDQLITQRRTSLPTPTIPYQLPESGITVPTSVGEQLPAPAHTSTPTPLPAVAPSQCGESEGDTQGKSPGIEDILALDKKLRSLFHDQGSSSGGSAQPETSGDVPPTSSPPNTISSPPPGLASTAGHVAPASLSLSSSGHFAPGMFASQSQGGPPNLQVQTSQVDPGVPRLHTSVSGPQDSLPTVDNRQPVTPPTGEGFKLGRFQVSVATDQVVDGASCKNTMQSSSSTTSSSSSPASSAVTSPENTLHKYQTLPSHGHDLSESISPPASTPPPAPAAASATTTIECFQVTSGADAKVGRFSVTSAGKEDARPKEEEDVGVSSVAIVQPNSQCLLSSDDSEPEDEAFKKEIRQLKERHITEIQALQSKQKKEVEDLYARMGKARPSIVASSPVAVAGGRRRLTKSKSNKSSRSGSTHSSPHQQGDKRNKQTSVTPSTTGKVPDPLDTLGQDVAPEVTTITNKTENGSSQAANLPRKGTFTDDLHQLVDDFARDAMSQAQVKKNGKQNSQSLDTLPRKFSAPGQLCSMGGPVCAPCSNSSAGRKSSLCSMAHQPTYPCAPYVPPQWVGPTGNSVGLLQPTATNALQSSFHVATGTPKAGTNGGETNIRTTQAS; this is translated from the exons ATGTCTGAAAGTTTTAGAGACAAGATGGTTAAGTTCCTGTCCCCTGCTTCAAAGAACACTGCTGGCTCCAACTCGGACACGCAGTTGGGTGAAAGGATTGGTCCTGAAGTCCGACGCCGGCACCACACCATGGAGCGGGACTCGAAAGCTGAGCACCGATTTGTCCGGCGTAGTGTTATTTGTGACTCGAACGCCACAGCTTTGGAGCTTCCTAGCAAAATCTTTTCCCTGAATGCGCAACCGGATTTTTCAGCCTCTTCCACCGATCTTAACGTTAGTGAGATTAAAGCCGCTGCACAGACTGAGATCCTTGTGGTGGCTGATGGGCCCGTCGTTGAGAAGGTGGAGGGAGCGAAAGATGCAGTCCACGAGGAGATAGTTGAAGAGCAGAGGCCCGTGGTTTCAGCCAGTCAGGTTGTGGAGACAAAGAAGGAAACGTGTCTGGAGCCACACAGCAAGACATCGGAGCAGGAGTCTGGCAGTAGTGTAGGcacaaaacaggaaaatgataaggaggaagatgaagaagcCAAGACGAAGGCTCGTGTGGATTCAGGGCAACAGCGTGGGACTGAGAAGAAGGACCCAGAGGACATAGAGGAGGTGGAGACGAAGGCTGTCGGAACTTCACCTGATGGCCGATTTTTGAAGTTTGACATTGAGATTGGACGTGGTTCATTCAAGACAGTGTATAAAGGATTGGATACAGAGACGACTGTGGAGGTGGCATGGTGTGAACTTCAG GACCGCAAGTTGTCCAAATCAGAGCGACAGCGCTTCAAGGAGGAAGCTGGCATGCTGAAGGGCCTGCAGCACCCCAACATTGTGCGCTTCTATGATTCCTGGGAGGCTCCCTGCAAAGGGAGGAAATGTATAGTGCTGGTGACTGAGCTCATGACATCTGGCACTTTAAAGAC GTATTTGAAGCGGTTTAAGGAGATGAAGATCAAAGTCCTGCGGAGCTGGTGTCGGCAGATCCTGAAAGGGCTTCACTTTCTTCATACCAGGTCTCCTCCCATCATCCACCGTGACCTCAAGTGTGACAACATTTTCATCACTGGGCCCACCGGATCCGTCAAGATCGGCGACCTGGGCCTTGCCACTCTCAAGAGGGCTTCTTTTGCCAAGAGTGTCATAG GTACCCCTGAGTTCATGGCGCCTGAGATGTATGAGGAGAAGTATGACGAGTCAGTGGATGTCTATGCCTTTGGGATGTGTATGCTGGAGATGGCTACTTCTGAGTACCCGTACTCCGAGTGCCAGAATGCGGCACAGATCTATCGCAGAGTGACCAGC GGAGTGAAACCTGGCAGCTTCGATAAGGTAGCCATTCCTGAAGTCAAAGAAATCATCGAAGGGTGTATTCGGCAAAACAAAGACGAGAG ATATTCCATCAAGGACCTGTTGAACCACGCCTTTTTTCAGGAAGAGACAGGGGTTCGTGTCGAGCTTGCTGAAGAGGATGATGGGGAGATGGTGGCTATCAAACTATGGTTGCGCATTGAGGATGTTAAGAAGCTCAAAGGGAAATACAAGGATAATGAGGCCATTGAGTTTTCCTTTGACCTCCACAAAGATGTCCCAGAAGACGTGGCACAGGAGATG GTTGATTCAGGCTACGTGTGTGAGGGCGATCATAAGACCATAGCCAAGGCCGTTAAGGACCGTGTGGCTCTGATCTGCAGGAAGAGGGAACAGCGGAAGCTGGTGCGGGAAGAACAGGAGAAGAGGAAGCAGGAAGAGGAAAGGGGGCAGCAGCCTCCCAGCGAGCCCACTCCTGCTCACTCCTCCACCACAAAGCCCCCCATGTCGACCTTGACACCAGTTTCCATAGAGCcagaggagccagagggggagCAGCACCACCTGCAACAGCAGCCTGGAGCGCCTGCTTCAT CTGTTGGTGGTATGGAAGGCCATTATTCGCTGACCGCATCGGAGTCTCATCCTGTTCAGCCAGTGCTGCCCTCTTACAGCTCTGTGCAGCCTGAGCAGCAACCTCAGACCTCTGCCACACAACACAGCCCCCATTCCCAACTTACTCAGCAGCATGCTGTCCACCCACATAGCCTG TCACAGGTTCCTTCTTCACAAGGAAGCAGTTCTCAGACTCTGATTCCTCTGTCCCATCCTGAATATAGTGCTCCACAACAG ACCACTTTGCCAGGTTCTGTTCAGCCTAGCATCTCCCAACAGCATAACCAGCCCCAGCTGGACACTGCACCTCAGAGCTCAACTCAGCCACCACCACCGCACGGCTCTCAGGTGGTCCAG GTATGGCCAAATCAACTCAGCTCTCCTGTTTTCTCTCCACCTCCAAATGCTGAACATCTGTATTTCTTATATCAGGCTTCTCAGTTACACCGG GTTCCTCTAAGTGTTTCCCAGTCTCCAGATCAGACTCAAACACAGTCCATGCTGATTCCGCTGTCTGCAGAGAG TGGCCTGTCAGATGCAGCTTCAGGGTTGAGTGATGGGAATGAGGGCAAGCATGAAGCTAGTTCCACAAAGCGCTATCAGCGTCGCTCAGTCCGCAGCCGCTCACGTCATGACAAGTCTGCCAAGCCCAAGCTTGTTGTGCTTAAT ATTTCCAATATTGGTGACCGAGTGGCTGAATGCCAACTGGAAACCCACAACAGGAAAATGGTGACATTTAAGTTTGATCTGGATGGAGACAACCCTGAAGAAATTGCACAGATCATG GTCCAGAGTGACTTCATTCTGGAGAGTGAGCGTGAGTCCTTTATTGATCAGGTGCAAGAGGTTATAGACATGGCAGATAAGAAAAGAGAAGCCGCTAAAGACGGCAGTTCTCAG GTGATCCATGATGTAAACCAACCTGTGATATCAAGTCCTAATCTGCCAG GTCTGCCACCCAGTGTGGCTGCACAGGTGGTGCACTCAGCAGGGCGGCGTTTCATTGTCAGCCCTGTACCAGAAGCACGACTTCGAGAGTCATTTTTTGGCCCTCCCTCTACCAGCACATCTTTTGGAGAAGACCTGGCAG tgtCTGATCCTGCCTCAGCTAGCCATACACAGCAGGGACAAACCATCCTGCCTCCCAACACCAGCCAGCCCTCAGTATTACCCCCTCAACCTGTATACCAGACCCCAGTTGCAGTTACACAGAACACCTCTGCTACTGTGACTGTTGGTTCCACTTCCCCACCTACTTCTGCTCAGATACCCCAGACGGGCAGGACATCCCCTTCCCTTGCCCCATCAGATCAGCTCATCACTCAGCGTCGCACTTCACTTCCCACTCCAACTATTCCCTACCAGCTACCTGAGAGCGGCATCACTGTTCCAACCTCTGTTGGAGAACAGCTTCCTGCTCCTGCCCATACTTCCACTCCCACACCTCTGCCTGCAGTTGCCCCTAGCCAGTGTGGGGAGAGTGAGGGGGATACGCAGGGAAAATCACCAGGCATCGAGGATATCCTGGCACTGGACAAGAAGCTCCGTTCTCTATTCCATGACCAAGGTTCATCCTCGGGTGGTTCAGCCCAGCCTGAAACATCAGGCGATGTGCCCCCTACCTCTTCACCTCCCAACACCATCAGTTCTCCTCCTCCTGGCCTGGCCTCCACTGCAGGCCATGTGGCACCGGCTAGCTTGTCTCTGAGCTCCAGTGGGCACTTTGCTCCTGGTATGTTTGCCTCTCAAAGCCAAGGAGGTCCTCCTAATCTACAAGTACAAACTAGTCAAGTTGATCCTGGTGTACCAAGACTGCAC ACTTCTGTAAGCGGACCTCAAGACAGCCTGCCTACTGTAGACAACAGGCAGCCAGTAACACCACCAACTGGTGAAGGTTTTAAACTTGGCCGATTTCAG GTTTCAGTGGCCACTGATCAAGTTGTGGACGGTGCCTCTTGCAAGAATACGATGCAGTCATCTTCATCCACAACTTCTTCGTCTTCATCCCCCGCGTCATCAGCAGTCACGAGCCCTGAAAACACTCTTCATAAGTATCAAACCCTGCCAAGCCATGGTCATGACCTTTCAGAATCCATTTCTCCACCTGCTTCTACTCCTCCACCGGCCCCTGCCGCTGCTTCCGCTACTACTACAATTGAGTGCTTTCAGGTGACCTCTGGTGCTGATGCTAAAGTGGGTCGGTTCTCAGTTACCTCAGCTGGAAAGGAGGATGCACGCccaaaagaagaggaagatgtTGGTGTATCCAGTGTAGCCATAGTCCAGCCTAACTCCCAATGCTTGTTAAGCAGTGATGACTCTGAGCCAGAGGATGAAGCCTTTAAGAAAGAGATCAGACAGCTCAAGGAGAG GCATATAACTGAGATCCAGGCCTTGCAATCTAAGCAGAAGAAGGAAGTTGAAGATCTGTATGCACGGATGGGCAAAGCACGTCCCTCCATAGTGGCCTCCTCACCTGTAGCTGTGGCAGGAGGCCGGCGCAGGCTCACCAAAAGTAAGAGCAACAAATCCAGTCGCAGTGGCAGCACCCACAGCAGCCCTCATCAGCAAG GAGATAAACGTAACAAACAGACTTCAGTTACTCCATCAACTACAGGAAAGGTTCCAGATCCTCTGGACACACTCGGTCAGGATGTTGCACCAGAAG TGACCACCatcacaaataaaacagaaaatggGTCAAGCCAAGCTGCTAACCTTCCACGAAAAGGCACATTTACAGATGACCTCCACCAGCTGGTGGATGATTTTGCTCGGGATGCCATGAGCCAAGCACAGGTCAAGAAGAATGGCAAACAAAATTCGCAAAGCCTTGAT ACACTTCCTCGCAAGTTCTCTGCACCAGGGCAGCTGTGTTCCATGGGTGGTCCTGTATGTGCTCCCTGCTCCAACTCTTCTGCTGGAAGGAAGAGTTCATTGTGCTCGATGGCCCACCAGCCCACCTACCCCTGTGCCCCTTATGTCCCCCCACAGTGGGTGGGGCCAACAGGAAATTCAGTAGGCTTGTTACAGCCCACAGCCACAAATGCCCTCCAGTCGAGTTTCCATGTGGCCACAGGAACTCCCAAAGCAGGAACTAATGGTGGCGAAACCAACATACGGACCACTCAGGCAAGCTGA
- the wnk1a gene encoding serine/threonine-protein kinase WNK1 isoform X2, with protein sequence MSESFRDKMVKFLSPASKNTAGSNSDTQLGERIGPEVRRRHHTMERDSKAEHRFVRRSVICDSNATALELPSKIFSLNAQPDFSASSTDLNVSEIKAAAQTEILVVADGPVVEKVEGAKDAVHEEIVEEQRPVVSASQVVETKKETCLEPHSKTSEQESGSSVGTKQENDKEEDEEAKTKARVDSGQQRGTEKKDPEDIEEVETKAVGTSPDGRFLKFDIEIGRGSFKTVYKGLDTETTVEVAWCELQDRKLSKSERQRFKEEAGMLKGLQHPNIVRFYDSWEAPCKGRKCIVLVTELMTSGTLKTYLKRFKEMKIKVLRSWCRQILKGLHFLHTRSPPIIHRDLKCDNIFITGPTGSVKIGDLGLATLKRASFAKSVIGTPEFMAPEMYEEKYDESVDVYAFGMCMLEMATSEYPYSECQNAAQIYRRVTSGVKPGSFDKVAIPEVKEIIEGCIRQNKDERYSIKDLLNHAFFQEETGVRVELAEEDDGEMVAIKLWLRIEDVKKLKGKYKDNEAIEFSFDLHKDVPEDVAQEMVDSGYVCEGDHKTIAKAVKDRVALICRKREQRKLVREEQEKRKQEEERGQQPPSEPTPAHSSTTKPPMSTLTPVSIEPEEPEGEQHHLQQQPGAPASSVGGMEGHYSLTASESHPVQPVLPSYSSVQPEQQPQTSATQHSPHSQLTQQHAVHPHSLSQVPSSQGSSSQTLIPLSHPEYSAPQQTTLPGSVQPSISQQHNQPQLDTAPQSSTQPPPPHGSQVVQVPLSVSQSPDQTQTQSMLIPLSAESGLSDAASGLSDGNEGKHEASSTKRYQRRSVRSRSRHDKSAKPKLVVLNISNIGDRVAECQLETHNRKMVTFKFDLDGDNPEEIAQIMVQSDFILESERESFIDQVQEVIDMADKKREAAKDGSSQVIHDVNQPVISSPNLPGLPPSVAAQVVHSAGRRFIVSPVPEARLRESFFGPPSTSTSFGEDLAVSDPASASHTQQGQTILPPNTSQPSVLPPQPVYQTPVAVTQNTSATVTVGSTSPPTSAQIPQTGRTSPSLAPSDQLITQRRTSLPTPTIPYQLPESGITVPTSVGEQLPAPAHTSTPTPLPAVAPSQCGESEGDTQGKSPGIEDILALDKKLRSLFHDQGSSSGGSAQPETSGDVPPTSSPPNTISSPPPGLASTAGHVAPASLSLSSSGHFAPGMFASQSQGGPPNLQVQTSQVDPGVPRLHTSVSGPQDSLPTVDNRQPVTPPTGEGFKLGRFQVSVATDQVVDGASCKNTMQSSSSTTSSSSSPASSAVTSPENTLHKYQTLPSHGHDLSESISPPASTPPPAPAAASATTTIECFQVTSGADAKVGRFSVTSAGKEDARPKEEEDVGVSSVAIVQPNSQCLLSSDDSEPEDEAFKKEIRQLKERHITEIQALQSKQKKEVEDLYARMGKARPSIVASSPVAVAGGRRRLTKSKSNKSSRSGSTHSSPHQQGDKRNKQTSVTPSTTGKVPDPLDTLGQDVAPEVTTITNKTENGSSQAANLPRKGTFTDDLHQLVDDFARDAMSQAQVKKNGKQNSQSLDTLPRKFSAPGQLCSMGGPVCAPCSNSSAGRKSSLCSMAHQPTYPCAPYVPPQWVGPTGNSVGLLQPTATNALQSSFHVATGTPKAGTNGGETNIRTTQAS encoded by the exons ATGTCTGAAAGTTTTAGAGACAAGATGGTTAAGTTCCTGTCCCCTGCTTCAAAGAACACTGCTGGCTCCAACTCGGACACGCAGTTGGGTGAAAGGATTGGTCCTGAAGTCCGACGCCGGCACCACACCATGGAGCGGGACTCGAAAGCTGAGCACCGATTTGTCCGGCGTAGTGTTATTTGTGACTCGAACGCCACAGCTTTGGAGCTTCCTAGCAAAATCTTTTCCCTGAATGCGCAACCGGATTTTTCAGCCTCTTCCACCGATCTTAACGTTAGTGAGATTAAAGCCGCTGCACAGACTGAGATCCTTGTGGTGGCTGATGGGCCCGTCGTTGAGAAGGTGGAGGGAGCGAAAGATGCAGTCCACGAGGAGATAGTTGAAGAGCAGAGGCCCGTGGTTTCAGCCAGTCAGGTTGTGGAGACAAAGAAGGAAACGTGTCTGGAGCCACACAGCAAGACATCGGAGCAGGAGTCTGGCAGTAGTGTAGGcacaaaacaggaaaatgataaggaggaagatgaagaagcCAAGACGAAGGCTCGTGTGGATTCAGGGCAACAGCGTGGGACTGAGAAGAAGGACCCAGAGGACATAGAGGAGGTGGAGACGAAGGCTGTCGGAACTTCACCTGATGGCCGATTTTTGAAGTTTGACATTGAGATTGGACGTGGTTCATTCAAGACAGTGTATAAAGGATTGGATACAGAGACGACTGTGGAGGTGGCATGGTGTGAACTTCAG GACCGCAAGTTGTCCAAATCAGAGCGACAGCGCTTCAAGGAGGAAGCTGGCATGCTGAAGGGCCTGCAGCACCCCAACATTGTGCGCTTCTATGATTCCTGGGAGGCTCCCTGCAAAGGGAGGAAATGTATAGTGCTGGTGACTGAGCTCATGACATCTGGCACTTTAAAGAC GTATTTGAAGCGGTTTAAGGAGATGAAGATCAAAGTCCTGCGGAGCTGGTGTCGGCAGATCCTGAAAGGGCTTCACTTTCTTCATACCAGGTCTCCTCCCATCATCCACCGTGACCTCAAGTGTGACAACATTTTCATCACTGGGCCCACCGGATCCGTCAAGATCGGCGACCTGGGCCTTGCCACTCTCAAGAGGGCTTCTTTTGCCAAGAGTGTCATAG GTACCCCTGAGTTCATGGCGCCTGAGATGTATGAGGAGAAGTATGACGAGTCAGTGGATGTCTATGCCTTTGGGATGTGTATGCTGGAGATGGCTACTTCTGAGTACCCGTACTCCGAGTGCCAGAATGCGGCACAGATCTATCGCAGAGTGACCAGC GGAGTGAAACCTGGCAGCTTCGATAAGGTAGCCATTCCTGAAGTCAAAGAAATCATCGAAGGGTGTATTCGGCAAAACAAAGACGAGAG ATATTCCATCAAGGACCTGTTGAACCACGCCTTTTTTCAGGAAGAGACAGGGGTTCGTGTCGAGCTTGCTGAAGAGGATGATGGGGAGATGGTGGCTATCAAACTATGGTTGCGCATTGAGGATGTTAAGAAGCTCAAAGGGAAATACAAGGATAATGAGGCCATTGAGTTTTCCTTTGACCTCCACAAAGATGTCCCAGAAGACGTGGCACAGGAGATG GTTGATTCAGGCTACGTGTGTGAGGGCGATCATAAGACCATAGCCAAGGCCGTTAAGGACCGTGTGGCTCTGATCTGCAGGAAGAGGGAACAGCGGAAGCTGGTGCGGGAAGAACAGGAGAAGAGGAAGCAGGAAGAGGAAAGGGGGCAGCAGCCTCCCAGCGAGCCCACTCCTGCTCACTCCTCCACCACAAAGCCCCCCATGTCGACCTTGACACCAGTTTCCATAGAGCcagaggagccagagggggagCAGCACCACCTGCAACAGCAGCCTGGAGCGCCTGCTTCAT CTGTTGGTGGTATGGAAGGCCATTATTCGCTGACCGCATCGGAGTCTCATCCTGTTCAGCCAGTGCTGCCCTCTTACAGCTCTGTGCAGCCTGAGCAGCAACCTCAGACCTCTGCCACACAACACAGCCCCCATTCCCAACTTACTCAGCAGCATGCTGTCCACCCACATAGCCTG TCACAGGTTCCTTCTTCACAAGGAAGCAGTTCTCAGACTCTGATTCCTCTGTCCCATCCTGAATATAGTGCTCCACAACAG ACCACTTTGCCAGGTTCTGTTCAGCCTAGCATCTCCCAACAGCATAACCAGCCCCAGCTGGACACTGCACCTCAGAGCTCAACTCAGCCACCACCACCGCACGGCTCTCAGGTGGTCCAG GTTCCTCTAAGTGTTTCCCAGTCTCCAGATCAGACTCAAACACAGTCCATGCTGATTCCGCTGTCTGCAGAGAG TGGCCTGTCAGATGCAGCTTCAGGGTTGAGTGATGGGAATGAGGGCAAGCATGAAGCTAGTTCCACAAAGCGCTATCAGCGTCGCTCAGTCCGCAGCCGCTCACGTCATGACAAGTCTGCCAAGCCCAAGCTTGTTGTGCTTAAT ATTTCCAATATTGGTGACCGAGTGGCTGAATGCCAACTGGAAACCCACAACAGGAAAATGGTGACATTTAAGTTTGATCTGGATGGAGACAACCCTGAAGAAATTGCACAGATCATG GTCCAGAGTGACTTCATTCTGGAGAGTGAGCGTGAGTCCTTTATTGATCAGGTGCAAGAGGTTATAGACATGGCAGATAAGAAAAGAGAAGCCGCTAAAGACGGCAGTTCTCAG GTGATCCATGATGTAAACCAACCTGTGATATCAAGTCCTAATCTGCCAG GTCTGCCACCCAGTGTGGCTGCACAGGTGGTGCACTCAGCAGGGCGGCGTTTCATTGTCAGCCCTGTACCAGAAGCACGACTTCGAGAGTCATTTTTTGGCCCTCCCTCTACCAGCACATCTTTTGGAGAAGACCTGGCAG tgtCTGATCCTGCCTCAGCTAGCCATACACAGCAGGGACAAACCATCCTGCCTCCCAACACCAGCCAGCCCTCAGTATTACCCCCTCAACCTGTATACCAGACCCCAGTTGCAGTTACACAGAACACCTCTGCTACTGTGACTGTTGGTTCCACTTCCCCACCTACTTCTGCTCAGATACCCCAGACGGGCAGGACATCCCCTTCCCTTGCCCCATCAGATCAGCTCATCACTCAGCGTCGCACTTCACTTCCCACTCCAACTATTCCCTACCAGCTACCTGAGAGCGGCATCACTGTTCCAACCTCTGTTGGAGAACAGCTTCCTGCTCCTGCCCATACTTCCACTCCCACACCTCTGCCTGCAGTTGCCCCTAGCCAGTGTGGGGAGAGTGAGGGGGATACGCAGGGAAAATCACCAGGCATCGAGGATATCCTGGCACTGGACAAGAAGCTCCGTTCTCTATTCCATGACCAAGGTTCATCCTCGGGTGGTTCAGCCCAGCCTGAAACATCAGGCGATGTGCCCCCTACCTCTTCACCTCCCAACACCATCAGTTCTCCTCCTCCTGGCCTGGCCTCCACTGCAGGCCATGTGGCACCGGCTAGCTTGTCTCTGAGCTCCAGTGGGCACTTTGCTCCTGGTATGTTTGCCTCTCAAAGCCAAGGAGGTCCTCCTAATCTACAAGTACAAACTAGTCAAGTTGATCCTGGTGTACCAAGACTGCAC ACTTCTGTAAGCGGACCTCAAGACAGCCTGCCTACTGTAGACAACAGGCAGCCAGTAACACCACCAACTGGTGAAGGTTTTAAACTTGGCCGATTTCAG GTTTCAGTGGCCACTGATCAAGTTGTGGACGGTGCCTCTTGCAAGAATACGATGCAGTCATCTTCATCCACAACTTCTTCGTCTTCATCCCCCGCGTCATCAGCAGTCACGAGCCCTGAAAACACTCTTCATAAGTATCAAACCCTGCCAAGCCATGGTCATGACCTTTCAGAATCCATTTCTCCACCTGCTTCTACTCCTCCACCGGCCCCTGCCGCTGCTTCCGCTACTACTACAATTGAGTGCTTTCAGGTGACCTCTGGTGCTGATGCTAAAGTGGGTCGGTTCTCAGTTACCTCAGCTGGAAAGGAGGATGCACGCccaaaagaagaggaagatgtTGGTGTATCCAGTGTAGCCATAGTCCAGCCTAACTCCCAATGCTTGTTAAGCAGTGATGACTCTGAGCCAGAGGATGAAGCCTTTAAGAAAGAGATCAGACAGCTCAAGGAGAG GCATATAACTGAGATCCAGGCCTTGCAATCTAAGCAGAAGAAGGAAGTTGAAGATCTGTATGCACGGATGGGCAAAGCACGTCCCTCCATAGTGGCCTCCTCACCTGTAGCTGTGGCAGGAGGCCGGCGCAGGCTCACCAAAAGTAAGAGCAACAAATCCAGTCGCAGTGGCAGCACCCACAGCAGCCCTCATCAGCAAG GAGATAAACGTAACAAACAGACTTCAGTTACTCCATCAACTACAGGAAAGGTTCCAGATCCTCTGGACACACTCGGTCAGGATGTTGCACCAGAAG TGACCACCatcacaaataaaacagaaaatggGTCAAGCCAAGCTGCTAACCTTCCACGAAAAGGCACATTTACAGATGACCTCCACCAGCTGGTGGATGATTTTGCTCGGGATGCCATGAGCCAAGCACAGGTCAAGAAGAATGGCAAACAAAATTCGCAAAGCCTTGAT ACACTTCCTCGCAAGTTCTCTGCACCAGGGCAGCTGTGTTCCATGGGTGGTCCTGTATGTGCTCCCTGCTCCAACTCTTCTGCTGGAAGGAAGAGTTCATTGTGCTCGATGGCCCACCAGCCCACCTACCCCTGTGCCCCTTATGTCCCCCCACAGTGGGTGGGGCCAACAGGAAATTCAGTAGGCTTGTTACAGCCCACAGCCACAAATGCCCTCCAGTCGAGTTTCCATGTGGCCACAGGAACTCCCAAAGCAGGAACTAATGGTGGCGAAACCAACATACGGACCACTCAGGCAAGCTGA